A stretch of Cupriavidus necator DNA encodes these proteins:
- a CDS encoding glutathione binding-like protein, giving the protein MIDVYTWATPNGHKVHIMLEECGLEYKVHPINIGAGDQFGEDFLKISPNNKIPAIVDPDGPDGKPISLFESGAILLYLAGKTGKFLPEDVRGKYEALQWLMFQMGGVGPMLGQAHHFRMYAPEKIEYAVNRYTNEARRLYGVIDTQLSKHACLAGEQYTIADIATFPWLRSWQNQGVDLDDYPNLKRWFNEIAERPAVKRGVEVLASARKALQDDKAREVLFGATQYKRH; this is encoded by the coding sequence ATGATCGACGTCTACACCTGGGCCACGCCCAACGGCCACAAAGTCCACATCATGCTGGAAGAATGCGGCCTGGAGTACAAGGTCCATCCGATCAACATCGGCGCCGGCGACCAGTTCGGCGAGGACTTCCTGAAGATCAGCCCCAACAACAAGATCCCGGCCATCGTCGACCCCGACGGCCCGGACGGCAAGCCGATCTCGCTGTTCGAATCGGGCGCCATCCTGCTCTACCTGGCCGGCAAGACCGGCAAGTTCCTGCCCGAGGACGTGCGCGGCAAGTACGAGGCGCTGCAGTGGCTGATGTTCCAGATGGGCGGCGTGGGCCCGATGCTGGGCCAGGCGCACCACTTCCGCATGTACGCGCCCGAGAAGATCGAGTACGCGGTCAACCGCTACACCAACGAGGCCAGGCGCCTGTACGGCGTGATCGACACGCAGTTGTCAAAGCACGCCTGCCTGGCCGGCGAGCAGTACACCATCGCCGACATCGCCACCTTCCCGTGGCTGCGCAGCTGGCAGAACCAGGGCGTGGACCTGGACGACTACCCGAACCTGAAGCGCTGGTTCAACGAGATCGCCGAGCGCCCCGCGGTCAAGCGCGGCGTGGAAGTGCTGGCCAGCGCGCGCAAGGCGCTGCAGGACGACAAGGCGCGCGAGGTCCTGTTCGGCGCCACGCAATACAAGCGGCACTGA
- a CDS encoding helix-turn-helix domain-containing protein produces the protein MTSRNLRLFGLHLAWLRKQRGWSQETLSLESGLSRSYLSGIESGKRNLALANICRLAETLAVPTPEMLDFSRHDASQLQVEQSRAPFGNRQRAAIEATVRHMAELTEPELNLVAAVARALAGKGSFRPSLTHATNAASDAKGDSAD, from the coding sequence ATGACTTCTCGAAATCTCAGACTATTCGGATTGCATCTTGCCTGGCTACGCAAGCAGCGGGGCTGGTCCCAGGAAACCCTGTCGCTTGAGAGCGGGCTGTCGCGCTCATACCTGAGCGGCATCGAAAGCGGCAAGCGCAACCTGGCGCTCGCCAACATCTGCAGGCTGGCCGAGACGCTCGCCGTGCCAACCCCGGAGATGCTCGACTTCAGCCGCCATGACGCCAGCCAGCTGCAGGTGGAACAATCGCGCGCGCCCTTCGGCAACCGCCAGCGCGCGGCGATCGAGGCCACCGTGCGCCATATGGCGGAGCTGACCGAGCCCGAGCTGAACCTGGTGGCCGCGGTGGCGCGGGCGCTGGCGGGCAAGGGCAGCTTCCGCCCGTCGCTGACTCACGCCACCAACGCCGCATCCGATGCCAAGGGCGACAGCGCAGACTAG
- the ureG gene encoding urease accessory protein UreG, which yields MTQARTKKNPPLRVGVGGPVGSGKTTLLEMLCKAMRDRYDLVAITNDIYTKEDQRLLTVSGALPAERIMGVETGGCPHTAIREDASINLEAVDRMLARFPDADVVFIESGGDNLAATFSPELSDLTIYVIDVAGGEKIPRKGGPGITKSDLLVINKTDLAPYVGASLEVMESDARKMRGARPFVMGSVKSGQGLDEVIRFIERQGMLGV from the coding sequence ATGACCCAGGCCCGTACCAAGAAGAACCCTCCGCTGCGCGTCGGCGTCGGCGGCCCGGTTGGCTCCGGCAAGACCACGCTGCTGGAAATGCTGTGCAAGGCGATGCGCGACCGCTACGACCTGGTTGCCATCACCAACGACATCTACACGAAGGAGGACCAGCGTCTCCTGACGGTCTCCGGCGCGTTGCCGGCGGAACGCATCATGGGCGTGGAAACGGGCGGATGTCCGCACACCGCGATCCGCGAGGACGCCTCGATCAACCTGGAGGCGGTGGACCGCATGCTGGCGCGCTTCCCGGATGCTGACGTGGTCTTCATCGAGTCCGGCGGCGACAACCTCGCTGCCACCTTCAGCCCAGAACTTTCTGATTTGACGATCTACGTCATCGACGTAGCCGGCGGTGAGAAGATTCCGAGAAAGGGTGGGCCGGGCATTACCAAGTCCGACTTGCTGGTGATCAACAAGACGGACCTGGCGCCATACGTCGGGGCATCGCTGGAAGTGATGGAGAGCGATGCGCGCAAGATGCGCGGCGCCCGGCCGTTCGTGATGGGCAGCGTCAAGTCCGGGCAGGGCCTGGACGAGGTGATCCGCTTTATCGAACGGCAGGGCATGCTGGGCGTCTAG
- a CDS encoding urease accessory protein UreF yields MTQLHQLISLLHLASPSLPIGGFSYSQGLEAAIDCGSVHDAASAERWIRDNLLHVQAQCEAPLWLLLHRCWKAGDAAQVRTWNDWFRATRETSELRLETEQMGWSLSRLIAQMEWGAPVLRETLAALSPVCLPTAFTAACVALQVEARDGLAAYCFNWAENQVAAAIKAVPLGQVAGQHMLRRLHCAVLDTVDEATRRADATPPQLSTFSPMLGLLSARHETQYSRLFRS; encoded by the coding sequence ATGACGCAACTCCACCAGTTGATCTCACTGCTGCACCTCGCATCGCCATCGCTGCCAATCGGCGGCTTCAGCTATTCGCAAGGCCTGGAAGCTGCGATCGATTGTGGCAGCGTGCACGATGCGGCAAGCGCAGAACGATGGATCCGCGACAACCTGCTGCATGTGCAGGCGCAATGCGAAGCGCCGCTGTGGCTGCTGCTGCATCGCTGCTGGAAAGCGGGCGATGCCGCGCAGGTGCGGACATGGAACGACTGGTTCCGCGCCACGCGCGAGACTTCCGAGTTGCGGCTTGAGACCGAGCAGATGGGCTGGTCGCTGTCCAGGCTGATTGCGCAGATGGAGTGGGGCGCGCCCGTGCTGCGCGAGACGCTGGCGGCGCTGTCGCCGGTGTGCCTGCCGACGGCGTTCACTGCGGCATGCGTGGCGCTGCAGGTCGAGGCGCGCGACGGCCTCGCTGCCTATTGCTTCAACTGGGCCGAGAACCAGGTCGCCGCGGCGATCAAGGCGGTGCCGCTGGGCCAGGTGGCGGGGCAGCACATGCTGCGGCGCCTGCACTGCGCGGTGCTCGACACAGTCGATGAAGCCACGCGCCGCGCCGACGCCACGCCGCCGCAACTTTCCACCTTTTCCCCGATGCTGGGCCTGCTTTCCGCGCGCCACGAAACGCAGTACTCCCGGCTGTTCCGATCCTGA
- the ureE gene encoding urease accessory protein UreE → MLKIDKLLSAPHGIAPVLVRRAPKLVLPFAERSKSRLRAVLDNGDEAALFLARGTVLRGGDLLVAEDGSFVEVQAAAEAVLEVRAEDPHALMRAAYHLGNRHTPVEIGRDYLRLEYDAVLADMLQRLGVRAERAELPFEPEAGAYGGGHKHGHDATFAEDYAAAQAVFHEHHGHSHSHSHDHVHDEKCGHKH, encoded by the coding sequence ATGCTGAAGATCGACAAACTCCTGAGCGCCCCGCACGGCATCGCGCCCGTGCTGGTGCGCCGCGCGCCCAAGCTGGTCCTGCCCTTCGCCGAACGCAGCAAGAGCCGCCTGCGCGCGGTGCTCGACAACGGCGACGAAGCCGCGCTGTTCCTGGCGCGCGGCACCGTGCTGCGCGGCGGCGACCTGTTGGTGGCCGAAGACGGCAGCTTCGTGGAAGTGCAGGCCGCTGCCGAGGCGGTGCTGGAAGTGCGTGCGGAAGACCCGCATGCGCTGATGCGCGCGGCCTATCACCTCGGCAACCGCCATACGCCGGTGGAGATCGGGCGCGACTACCTGCGGCTGGAATATGACGCGGTGCTGGCGGACATGCTGCAACGGCTGGGCGTGCGCGCCGAACGTGCCGAGCTGCCGTTCGAGCCGGAGGCTGGGGCCTATGGCGGCGGGCACAAGCATGGGCACGATGCGACGTTTGCGGAGGACTATGCGGCGGCGCAGGCGGTGTTTCATGAGCATCATGGGCACTCGCACTCGCACTCGCACGATCACGTGCATGACGAGAAGTGTGGACATAAGCACTGA
- the ureC gene encoding urease subunit alpha, with protein MMAKISRQAYAEMFGPTTGDRLRLADTGLIIEIEKDFTIYGEEVKFGGGKVIRDGMGQSQRMASDCVDTVITNALIVDHWGIVKADIGLKGGRIAAIGKAGNPDIQPGVTIVVGPGTEVIAGEGMIVTAGGIDSHIHFICPQQIEEALMSGVTTMIGGGTGPATGTFATTVTPGPWYMERMLQAADAYPMNIGLLGKGNASQQGPLLEQVEAGAIGLKLHEDWGTTPAAIDTCLSVADATDTQVAIHTDTLNEAGFVEATIAAFKGRTIHTYHTEGAGGGHAPDIIKVCGEANVLPSSTNPTRPYTVNTLDEHLDMLMVCHHLDPSIAEDIAFAESRIRRETIAAEDILHDLGAFSMISSDSQAMGRVGEVIIRTWQTAHKMALQRGKLPGDPNDARGGHDNFRVKRYVAKYTINPALTHGIAHEVGSVEVGKWADLVLWRPAFFGVKPSLILKGGMIAAAAMGDPNASIPTPQPVHYRPMFASAGGALHRSSLTFVSQAALAAGIGERYGLAKTLSAVRGTRTVSKRDMVHNDWQPHVTVDPETYQVVADGQLLTCEPATELPMAQRYFLF; from the coding sequence GTGATGGCAAAGATCTCCAGGCAGGCCTATGCCGAGATGTTCGGCCCGACCACCGGCGACCGCCTGCGGCTGGCCGATACCGGGCTCATCATCGAAATCGAGAAAGACTTCACCATCTATGGCGAGGAAGTGAAGTTCGGCGGCGGCAAAGTGATCCGTGACGGCATGGGGCAGAGCCAGCGCATGGCCAGCGATTGCGTCGACACCGTCATCACCAATGCGCTGATCGTTGACCACTGGGGCATCGTCAAGGCCGATATCGGCCTGAAGGGCGGGCGCATCGCGGCGATCGGCAAGGCCGGCAATCCGGATATCCAGCCGGGCGTCACCATCGTGGTCGGGCCAGGCACCGAGGTGATCGCGGGCGAGGGCATGATCGTCACCGCAGGCGGCATCGACAGCCATATCCACTTCATTTGCCCGCAGCAGATCGAAGAGGCGCTGATGAGCGGCGTCACCACCATGATCGGCGGCGGCACCGGGCCGGCCACCGGCACCTTTGCCACCACCGTGACGCCGGGGCCGTGGTACATGGAGCGCATGCTGCAGGCAGCCGATGCCTACCCGATGAATATCGGCCTGCTGGGCAAGGGCAACGCCAGCCAGCAGGGGCCGCTCCTGGAGCAGGTGGAAGCGGGCGCCATCGGCCTGAAGCTGCACGAGGACTGGGGCACCACGCCGGCGGCGATCGACACCTGCCTGTCGGTGGCGGACGCGACCGATACCCAGGTGGCGATCCATACCGACACGCTCAACGAAGCCGGCTTCGTTGAAGCGACCATCGCCGCGTTCAAGGGCCGCACCATCCATACGTACCACACCGAAGGCGCGGGCGGCGGCCATGCGCCCGATATCATCAAGGTGTGCGGCGAGGCCAACGTGCTGCCGTCGTCGACCAACCCGACGCGCCCGTACACGGTCAACACGCTGGACGAGCACCTCGACATGCTGATGGTGTGCCACCACCTGGACCCGTCGATTGCCGAGGACATCGCCTTTGCCGAAAGCCGCATCCGCCGCGAGACCATCGCCGCCGAAGACATCCTGCACGACCTGGGCGCGTTCTCGATGATCTCCAGCGACTCGCAGGCGATGGGGCGCGTCGGCGAGGTCATCATCCGCACCTGGCAGACCGCGCACAAGATGGCGCTGCAGCGCGGCAAGCTGCCGGGCGATCCCAACGATGCGCGCGGCGGGCACGACAACTTCCGCGTCAAGCGCTATGTCGCCAAGTACACCATCAACCCGGCGCTGACGCATGGCATCGCTCATGAGGTGGGCTCGGTTGAAGTCGGCAAGTGGGCCGACCTGGTGTTGTGGCGTCCGGCGTTCTTCGGCGTCAAGCCCAGCCTGATCCTGAAGGGCGGCATGATTGCCGCGGCCGCGATGGGCGATCCCAATGCGTCGATCCCGACGCCGCAGCCGGTGCACTACCGGCCGATGTTTGCTTCGGCCGGCGGGGCGCTGCACCGTTCGTCGCTGACCTTTGTGTCGCAGGCGGCGCTGGCGGCCGGCATCGGCGAGCGCTACGGACTGGCCAAGACGCTGTCGGCGGTGCGCGGCACGCGCACGGTAAGCAAGCGCGACATGGTGCACAATGACTGGCAACCGCATGTCACGGTCGATCCGGAGACCTACCAGGTCGTTGCCGACGGCCAGTTGCTGACCTGCGAGCCCGCCACCGAGCTGCCCATGGCGCAGCGCTATTTCCTGTTCTGA
- a CDS encoding urease subunit beta, translating into MIPGELMPADGEIELNAGRATVSVTVANTGDRPIQVGSHFHFYETNAALAFDRETARGFRLNIAAGTAVRFEPGQTRTVELVALDGDRIVYGFNGKIMGAL; encoded by the coding sequence ATGATCCCCGGTGAACTGATGCCCGCCGACGGCGAGATCGAACTGAATGCCGGCCGCGCCACGGTCAGCGTGACGGTGGCCAATACCGGCGACCGGCCGATCCAGGTCGGCTCGCACTTCCATTTCTACGAGACCAATGCGGCGCTGGCCTTTGACCGCGAAACCGCGCGCGGCTTCCGGCTGAATATTGCCGCCGGCACCGCGGTGCGCTTCGAGCCCGGTCAGACGCGCACGGTGGAACTGGTGGCGCTGGACGGCGACCGCATCGTCTATGGCTTCAACGGCAAGATCATGGGAGCGCTGTGA
- a CDS encoding HupE/UreJ family protein, with amino-acid sequence MNRTACLRLALGTSLTVAAGAALAHPGHDAATVSASLWAGLAHPFTGADHLLAMAAVGVWSALIARSAADTLRLPLAFVALMLVGAAIGLSGVALPAVEPMIAASLLVIGLLLALRAKLPAWAGTLLVGGFAIFHGYAHGAELPATAGALPAVLAYVGGFAAATMALHLLGIGAGTLLRRHAGWLARAAGAGVALYGASLLVA; translated from the coding sequence ATGAACCGTACCGCCTGCCTGCGCCTTGCCCTGGGCACTTCCCTGACCGTTGCCGCCGGCGCCGCCCTGGCGCATCCCGGCCACGATGCCGCCACCGTCAGCGCCAGCCTGTGGGCCGGCCTGGCGCACCCCTTCACCGGCGCCGACCATTTGCTGGCGATGGCGGCGGTGGGCGTGTGGAGCGCATTGATTGCCCGCTCGGCCGCCGACACCCTGCGCCTGCCGCTGGCCTTCGTGGCGCTGATGCTGGTGGGGGCTGCAATCGGCCTGTCCGGTGTGGCGCTGCCCGCAGTCGAACCGATGATCGCGGCCTCGTTGCTGGTGATCGGGTTGCTGCTGGCGCTGCGCGCGAAGCTGCCGGCGTGGGCCGGTACGCTGCTGGTCGGCGGCTTTGCCATCTTCCACGGCTACGCCCACGGGGCCGAACTGCCCGCCACTGCGGGCGCGCTGCCTGCGGTACTCGCATACGTAGGCGGGTTTGCGGCCGCCACCATGGCGCTGCACCTGCTGGGCATCGGCGCCGGCACGTTGCTGCGCCGCCATGCCGGCTGGCTGGCCCGCGCGGCAGGTGCCGGCGTGGCGCTGTATGGCGCCAGCCTGCTGGTGGCCTGA
- a CDS encoding urease subunit gamma — MELTPREKDKLLIFTAALLAERRKARGLKLNYPEAVALITAAIMEGARDGRTVAELMHEGTTVLGREDVMDGVAEMIPEIQVEATFPDGTKLVTVHHPIV; from the coding sequence ATGGAACTGACGCCGCGAGAGAAAGACAAGCTGCTGATCTTCACCGCCGCGCTGCTGGCCGAGCGGCGCAAGGCACGCGGGCTGAAGCTGAACTACCCGGAAGCGGTGGCGCTGATCACCGCCGCCATCATGGAAGGCGCGCGCGATGGCCGCACCGTGGCCGAGCTGATGCATGAGGGCACCACCGTGCTGGGCCGCGAGGACGTGATGGATGGCGTGGCCGAGATGATCCCCGAGATCCAGGTGGAGGCCACCTTTCCGGATGGCACCAAGCTGGTGACCGTCCACCATCCCATTGTCTGA
- a CDS encoding urease accessory protein UreD, which produces MRHPDLPSSLTVPAAWQATLRLRFAQRGERTALTERRHQGPLLVQKPLYPEGGICHAVILHPPAGVAGGDSLDIDVTVEDGAHAVLATPGATKWYKSLGREAAQHVRLTVGAGARLDWLPQENIVFDDARARISTVLDVAPGGSAIGWDAVVLGRQASGEQWTRGALWLDTRVGTGERALWIEQSHLEAESPLRTAVAGLDGLNVLGTLWAVGEGATQELAEALAEQLPYTPELRAGVTCLATSGQSMLLLRVLGRQMEAVRHVMVDSWQALRMPIHGVAARPLRLWAT; this is translated from the coding sequence ATGCGCCATCCCGATCTTCCTTCATCGCTCACCGTGCCCGCCGCATGGCAGGCCACCCTGCGGCTGCGCTTTGCGCAGCGCGGCGAACGCACCGCGCTGACCGAGCGGCGCCACCAGGGGCCGCTGCTGGTGCAGAAGCCGCTGTACCCGGAAGGCGGCATCTGCCACGCGGTGATCCTGCATCCGCCGGCTGGCGTGGCAGGCGGCGACAGCCTGGATATCGACGTGACGGTCGAGGATGGCGCGCACGCCGTGCTGGCCACGCCGGGTGCCACCAAGTGGTACAAGTCGCTCGGCCGCGAGGCGGCGCAGCATGTGCGCCTGACGGTGGGCGCAGGCGCGCGGCTGGACTGGCTGCCGCAGGAGAACATCGTCTTCGACGACGCCCGTGCGCGGATTTCGACCGTGCTCGACGTCGCGCCCGGCGGCAGCGCGATCGGCTGGGATGCTGTGGTGCTGGGCCGGCAGGCATCCGGCGAGCAGTGGACCCGCGGCGCGCTGTGGCTGGATACCCGCGTCGGCACGGGCGAGCGTGCGTTGTGGATCGAGCAATCGCATCTTGAAGCCGAGTCGCCGCTGCGCACCGCGGTGGCCGGCCTCGATGGACTCAATGTGCTGGGCACGCTGTGGGCGGTAGGCGAGGGCGCGACGCAGGAACTGGCCGAAGCCCTGGCCGAACAGCTGCCTTATACGCCGGAGCTGCGCGCCGGCGTGACCTGCCTGGCCACCAGCGGCCAGTCGATGCTGCTGCTGCGCGTGCTGGGCCGGCAGATGGAAGCCGTGCGCCACGTCATGGTCGACAGCTGGCAGGCGCTGCGCATGCCGATCCACGGTGTCGCGGCGCGGCCGCTGCGGCTGTGGGCCACGTAG
- the urtE gene encoding urea ABC transporter ATP-binding subunit UrtE, translating into MLQVNALNQFYGGSHILRNVSFDVPAGKLTTLLGRNGVGKSTLLKCLMGVVPTRSGSIQWQGQALEKKAPYERVSAGLAYVPQGREIFPRLTVEENLLIGAASRARPSGVPDRIYQLFPVLRTMRLRRGGDLSGGQQQQLAIGRALMSEPGLLILDEPTEGIQPSIIQDIGRALRLLVDEFGMTVLLVEQYYEFARHIADHYVVMSRGEVVARGAGASMEQDGVRELIAV; encoded by the coding sequence ATGCTGCAGGTCAATGCACTGAACCAGTTCTATGGCGGCAGCCATATCCTGCGCAATGTCAGCTTCGACGTGCCCGCCGGCAAGCTGACCACGCTGCTGGGCCGCAACGGCGTGGGCAAGAGTACGCTGCTCAAGTGCCTGATGGGCGTGGTGCCCACGCGCAGCGGCAGCATCCAATGGCAAGGGCAGGCGCTGGAGAAGAAGGCTCCGTATGAGCGCGTGTCCGCCGGGCTGGCCTATGTGCCGCAGGGCCGGGAGATCTTCCCGCGGCTGACGGTGGAAGAAAACCTGCTGATCGGCGCAGCCAGCCGGGCGCGGCCGTCCGGCGTGCCGGACCGGATCTACCAGTTGTTCCCGGTGCTGCGCACCATGCGCCTGCGCCGCGGCGGCGACCTGTCCGGCGGCCAGCAGCAGCAACTGGCGATCGGGCGCGCGCTGATGAGCGAGCCGGGCCTGCTGATCCTGGACGAGCCCACCGAGGGCATCCAGCCTTCCATCATCCAGGACATCGGCCGGGCGCTGCGCCTGCTGGTCGACGAGTTCGGCATGACGGTGCTGCTGGTCGAGCAGTACTACGAGTTCGCGCGGCATATTGCCGACCACTATGTCGTGATGAGCCGCGGCGAAGTGGTGGCGCGGGGTGCCGGCGCCAGCATGGAGCAGGACGGCGTGCGGGAGCTGATCGCCGTGTAG
- the urtD gene encoding urea ABC transporter ATP-binding protein UrtD — MNAALQHGQAESGDATGLGRIVEPGTIDVSHGPILYLEDLTVQFDGFRALNKLTLSIDHGELRCVIGPNGAGKTTMMDVITGKTGPRNANVSGRVFLGQTIDLMRMTEPRIAQVGIGRKFQKPTVFEQHAVWENLELAMKADKRWWSSLRARLTAEGHRRIEETLALTGLEAEAYRPAGLLSHGQKQRLEIGMLLMQQPQLLLLDEPVAGMTDEETMQLAALLNGLRGSCSMMVVEHDMEFVAALAGDAGQVTVLAEGSVLAEGTLDSVKRDERVIESYLGR, encoded by the coding sequence ATGAACGCCGCACTCCAGCACGGCCAGGCCGAAAGCGGCGATGCCACCGGCCTGGGCCGCATCGTCGAGCCCGGCACCATCGATGTCTCGCACGGGCCGATCCTGTACCTGGAAGACCTGACGGTGCAGTTCGACGGCTTCCGCGCGCTGAACAAGCTGACCTTGTCGATCGACCATGGCGAGTTGCGCTGCGTGATCGGTCCCAACGGTGCCGGCAAGACCACGATGATGGATGTCATCACCGGCAAGACCGGGCCGCGCAATGCCAATGTCAGCGGGCGCGTGTTCCTGGGCCAGACCATCGACCTGATGCGGATGACCGAGCCGCGCATCGCGCAGGTCGGCATCGGCCGCAAGTTCCAGAAGCCCACGGTGTTCGAGCAGCACGCGGTGTGGGAGAACCTGGAACTGGCGATGAAGGCCGACAAGCGCTGGTGGTCGTCGCTGCGCGCGCGGCTGACGGCGGAGGGGCATCGCCGCATCGAGGAAACGCTGGCGCTGACCGGACTGGAGGCAGAGGCCTACCGGCCCGCCGGGCTGCTGTCGCACGGGCAGAAGCAGCGCCTGGAGATCGGCATGCTGTTGATGCAGCAGCCGCAGCTGCTGTTGCTGGACGAGCCGGTGGCCGGCATGACCGATGAAGAGACCATGCAGCTGGCGGCGCTGCTCAACGGCCTGCGCGGCAGCTGCTCGATGATGGTGGTCGAGCACGACATGGAGTTCGTCGCCGCGCTCGCGGGCGATGCCGGCCAGGTCACGGTGCTGGCCGAGGGCAGCGTGCTGGCCGAAGGCACGCTCGACAGCGTCAAGCGCGATGAGCGCGTGATCGAATCCTACCTGGGAAGATAA
- the urtC gene encoding urea ABC transporter permease subunit UrtC, with protein MQRVQSNSSATAFRLAVPERQALFSPRGWLVLAALVVIVGIGVPVCALVLPEGHPLHLSAYALTLVGKIMCFALAAIALDLVWGYCGILSLGHGLFFALGGYAMGMYLMRSIGREGVYKSELPDFMVFLDWKELPWFWHGTEHLGYALLLVVLVPGVLAWLFGFFAFRSRIKGVYLSIITQAMTYAAMLLFFRNETGFGGNNGFTDFKRIAGFAIAAPQTRTALFVLTFLALLAGFIACRYIVTSKLGRVVTAVRDAEMRVMFSGYNPLGYKLFVWTFSAVLCGIAGALYVPQVGIINPGEMSPGNSIEMAVWVAVGGRGTLIGPVIGAFLVNGAKTLFTAHFAEYWLFLLGAMFVLVTLYLPDGVTGLWNRLRERRAAAPSAAADPVSAPAVAGRTGGEA; from the coding sequence ATGCAGCGAGTCCAATCGAATTCTTCCGCCACCGCGTTCCGGCTAGCGGTGCCAGAGCGGCAGGCGCTGTTCTCGCCGCGCGGCTGGCTGGTGCTTGCGGCGCTGGTGGTGATCGTCGGCATCGGCGTGCCGGTGTGCGCGCTGGTGTTGCCGGAGGGGCATCCGCTGCACCTGTCGGCTTATGCGCTGACGCTGGTCGGCAAGATCATGTGCTTTGCGCTGGCGGCGATCGCGCTGGACCTGGTGTGGGGCTACTGCGGCATCCTGAGCCTGGGCCACGGGCTGTTCTTCGCGCTGGGCGGCTATGCCATGGGCATGTACCTGATGCGATCGATCGGGCGCGAGGGCGTGTACAAGAGCGAACTGCCGGACTTCATGGTGTTCCTCGACTGGAAGGAGCTGCCATGGTTCTGGCACGGCACCGAGCACCTCGGCTATGCGCTGCTGCTGGTGGTGCTGGTGCCAGGCGTGCTGGCGTGGCTGTTCGGCTTCTTCGCCTTCCGCTCGCGCATCAAGGGCGTGTACCTGTCGATCATCACGCAGGCGATGACGTATGCGGCGATGCTGCTGTTCTTCCGCAACGAGACCGGTTTCGGCGGCAACAACGGCTTCACGGACTTCAAGCGCATTGCCGGCTTTGCGATTGCGGCGCCGCAGACGCGCACGGCGCTGTTCGTGCTGACCTTCCTGGCGCTGCTGGCGGGCTTCATCGCCTGCCGCTACATCGTCACGTCCAAGCTCGGGCGCGTGGTCACCGCGGTGCGCGATGCCGAGATGCGGGTGATGTTCTCCGGCTACAACCCGCTGGGCTACAAGCTCTTCGTGTGGACCTTTTCGGCGGTGCTGTGCGGCATCGCGGGGGCGCTGTACGTGCCGCAGGTGGGCATCATCAACCCCGGCGAGATGTCGCCCGGCAATTCGATCGAGATGGCGGTGTGGGTCGCCGTGGGCGGGCGCGGCACGCTGATCGGACCGGTGATCGGCGCGTTCCTGGTCAATGGTGCCAAGACCCTGTTCACAGCCCACTTTGCCGAATACTGGCTGTTCCTGCTGGGCGCGATGTTCGTGCTGGTGACCTTGTACCTGCCCGATGGCGTGACCGGGCTGTGGAACCGGCTGCGCGAGCGGCGCGCGGCCGCACCATCAGCCGCTGCAGACCCTGTTTCCGCGCCTGCCGTGGCAGGCCGCACGGGAGGTGAAGCATGA